The following coding sequences are from one Streptomyces dengpaensis window:
- a CDS encoding FadR/GntR family transcriptional regulator, which translates to MPLSHPRRSALSEQVIAELRNQITSGEWPVGSRIPTEPELVEQLGVARNTVREAVRALAHNGLLDIRQGSGTFVVATSELAGVMHRRFADADPRHIAELRSTLESSAAKLAAERRTERDLKQLDTLLVRREEAWESGDAEAFVTADATFHLAVVAASHNDVMTAMYADLGEVLRDWLREDVGKELTPETYMDHARLVDAIRAGDTEAAATEAAGYPFACRPGRLGPVRRIRSEESNGAS; encoded by the coding sequence ATGCCGCTGAGCCACCCCCGCCGATCGGCGCTGTCCGAGCAGGTCATCGCAGAGCTGCGGAACCAGATCACGTCGGGTGAGTGGCCGGTGGGCTCCCGCATTCCCACCGAACCGGAGCTGGTGGAGCAGCTCGGCGTCGCCCGCAACACGGTCCGCGAGGCCGTCCGCGCGCTCGCCCACAACGGGCTGCTCGACATCCGCCAGGGCTCCGGCACCTTTGTCGTGGCGACCAGCGAGCTGGCGGGCGTGATGCACCGCCGCTTCGCGGACGCCGACCCGCGGCACATCGCCGAGCTGCGCTCCACGCTGGAGTCGAGCGCCGCGAAGCTGGCCGCCGAGCGGCGCACCGAGCGCGATCTCAAGCAGCTGGACACGCTCCTCGTACGGCGTGAGGAAGCGTGGGAGTCGGGCGACGCGGAGGCCTTCGTGACCGCCGACGCGACCTTCCATCTGGCGGTGGTGGCCGCGTCCCACAACGACGTCATGACGGCGATGTACGCGGACCTGGGCGAGGTGCTGCGCGACTGGCTGCGCGAGGACGTCGGCAAGGAGCTGACGCCGGAGACCTACATGGACCACGCCCGGCTCGTCGACGCGATCCGCGCGGGGGACACAGAGGCGGCCGCCACGGAGGCCGCGGGCTATCCGTTCGCGTGCCGGCCGGGACGGCTAGGGCCTGTCCGGCGGATCAGGTCGGAGGAAAGCAACGGTGCCTCATAA